The nucleotide sequence AAATAATTTGAGAGTTGTATATAAGAAAACCCGCCAGTTTTAGAGTATCATGAAaattgctcctggcgcagaaatacttttgaaaaatctaactcATGGAAACagatttattaatgaaaatttcaggtttttggaGAAAATACTAAATTCATgaatggagatgaaaaaatgactgaacgagtagcaaaaaaattatttaaaacttgGATCACAAATTATTTCTTTACAAAATAAAGACTTGAATCACGAATCAGATCACGACATTCGATCCGAATGATCATTCATCGAGTCGTCTCCAGAGCTGGTTTTGGGAGGATCTGTGCATGTTACCTTACGTATCAGTTCATTTaataaattcacaattttaattactattttaattttttgattccagGTACAGGTTTCGGCAAACCATGCAGAATATCTGCATCATAGTACTGACGCTGATACTAACTGGACATTTAAAATTCGTTTTcggaagtttatttttaaacgatAATCACGCACAAAATCACTATAAATATCATCGCGATGACTTAGCCAACAAAGCTAAAGAACTGTTACAATCATTAAACGACGAAAGTTCGGATAATTTGTCGGATTTTTCCAAAAGTGAAACATCCAACGTTCGTTCATCAAATAACGTTTACGACGCGGTGGAAAATAAACTCGAATCTAAACCATCGAACGATGAAACATACAATGACGATGCTATCAGATTATTGTGGAATGTTTATGTTGattatgtaaatgaaaaatccaaatcaaGACGGGAAAATTCAGATAATGGTGAGTTTTTACCTACGTTTTTAAATAATCACGAATACGTATTCAGTGTAGGTATCTACACCTACCTACTCTATTACAGGAGAAAGGTTGTAGAAAGGtcaaacttctgaaaattattccaaaaaatttacttcagctTCAACAGGATGTCCTCTCcagaaaaaattcagtcaacTAATCGCCCATCCATAAGAATAGGCACCCACTTTATACGGTTGTCCTCGAAACTCGAGAAGTGgtatttgagtaaaaaatctttttgaaagtttggttttaatttcCCAGCCTTATAttttatgaatgattttttttttaccttttcatttttacgttactttttattttcgagaCTTGATTTATACTTAAATGTTTTATAAGTCTACGTTTATTCAGACAACCCACTTACACAAATTTTACCTGAACCGTTCTTTTCTACCTAGTATCTTACTTCCACTTATAAATACGCCCTTTATAATTTACTTCATTCTTTTTAGTACTTT is from Planococcus citri chromosome 1, ihPlaCitr1.1, whole genome shotgun sequence and encodes:
- the LOC135850096 gene encoding uncharacterized protein LOC135850096 isoform X1, with the protein product MQNICIIVLTLILTGHLKFVFGSLFLNDNHAQNHYKYHRDDLANKAKELLQSLNDESSDNLSDFSKSETSNVRSSNNVYDAVENKLESKPSNDETYNDDAIRLLWNVYVDYVNEKSKSRRENSDNGRNCVTRVSKLIDGKLDRRELSIPGFGELFSAVISYNRRIRSDSPKYEKRALTMLSRWKPFRLNTLNGGNGRHVIRSPFTSRSDPNSFNRIQIMGRPFRWG
- the LOC135850096 gene encoding uncharacterized protein LOC135850096 isoform X2; the protein is MQNICIIVLTLILTGHLKFVFGSLFLNDNHAQNHYKYHRDDLANKAKELLQSLNDESSDNLSDFSKSETSNVRSSNNVYDAVENKLESKPSNDETYNDDAIRLLWNVYVDYVNEKSKSRRENSDNDSPKYEKRALTMLSRWKPFRLNTLNGGNGRHVIRSPFTSRSDPNSFNRIQIMGRPFRWG